The Microbacterium sp. SORGH_AS_0428 genome contains the following window.
GGTCACGCCCGAGGTGAGCAGGACAGGGGAGGTCTCTCCGATCCCGCGCGCCGTGCCGAGGATGACGGCCGTGGCGAGCCCGGACCGCGAGGTCGGCAGCACGACGGTCCACACGGTCCGCCAGCGTGACGCCCCCAGCGCGTAGGAGGCTTCGCGCAGGTGATGGGGAACGAGACGCAGCACCACGTCGGCGGAGCGGATGACGATCGGCAGCATCATGACCGTGATCGCCACCGCGGCCGCGAACCCCGAACGCTCCTTGGTGATGAGCGTGATCAGGGCCGCGTAGACGAACAGGCCCGCCACGATCGACGGCAGAGCCGTCATGGCGTCGGAGACGGTGCGCACGAAACGCGCGAACGGGCCGCCGATCTCGTTGAGGAAGACGGCGGTGATGATGCCCAGCGGCACGGTGATCACCAGGGCGATGCCGATCTGGATGAGGGTTCCCACCACCGCGTGGGCGATCCCGCCGACATCCAGGGGATCGAGCGGTCCGGCGAAGCGCATGGTCTCGACGAAGAAGTTCGGGTGCGACAGGGCGGGGATCCCCCGTCCGACGGTGTACAGGACGACGAACACGAGTGCGGTCAGGACCACGATCCCGGCGGTGGCCATGAGCACGGTGGCCAGGCGGTTCGCCACGGCGAGTCGATCCGCGCGCAGGCCGACCAGCACGGCGTACACCGCCACGAAGACGATGTAGGCCACCACGATCCATCCGATGATCCCCGACAGCGGCGCGATCCAACCGAACAGCAGCGTCGCGACGCAGATGCCCGCCAGCAGCGCCCCACCCAGATCGAAGCCGTCCTCCAGCGCCGCGGTGCCGGGCCGACGCCGCTCGGGGCGGGCGCGTCCCGCGGGCGCCGAGGGGATGCGGGTGCGTCCCCCTCCGCGGGAGACCGGATCCGCGGGCATCTCCCCCACCCGCTCCTGCGCGTCGACGAAGCTCATCCGTTGCTCTCCGCCCCCGAGCGCGAGCGCGCGACGATCGATGATGCCGTGAAGTTGATCACCAGGGTGATCAGGAACAGTGCGAGTCCCGCCGCCATGAGCGCGGAGAGGCCGAATTCGCTGGATTCCCCGTAGCGCAGGGCGATGAGCGCCGACACGGAGTTCGTTCCGGTCTTGAGGACCTGCCAGTTGATCGTGAAGATCGGCGAGATGATCATGTAGACGGCGATGGTCTCGCCCAGGGCCCGACCGAGTCCCAGCATCGTGCCGCCGATGATGCCGCCGCGCCCGAAGGGGAGCACGACGGTGCGGATCATCCCCCATCGCGTCGACCCCAATGCGAGAGCGCCTTCGCGCTCCCCGATCGGGGCCTGCGAGAACGCCTCCCGCATGATCGACGTCTGCGTGGGCAGCACCATCAGCGCGACCACCATGCCGGCGATGAAGGCCGATGACGTGAAGGCGCTGGCTTCGGTCAGGGATGCTCCGTCGGAGTCCGTGACGGCGAAGACGGGGATCCATCCGAACGTGGACGAGATCCACTGCGCGACCGGGACGGCGTTCTCCTGGAGGTACTGCACGCCCCAGAGACCGAAGACGACGCTGGGGACCGCGGCCATGAGATCGACGATCGTGACCATCGCCCGCTTCACCGAGTTCGGGAGGATCTCGCTGATCAGCAGCGCCGTGCCGAACGCCAGCGGGAACGACAGGAGCAACGCGATGACGGCGATCGTGACCGTGCCGAAGAGCACGGCGGCGATGCCGAAGGAGTCGGGCACGCCGTCGCGCGGGTTCCACTCCTGCACCCAAAGGAAGGACGGGCCCGCCGACACGAGAGCCTGGCCGCCGCGCGCGGACAGGAACACGCCGACGGCCAGCATGATGGCGACGGTGACGCCCCCCGCGGCGAAGCACACGGCACGGAACACGCGATCGGAGAACACCGGCAGCGATCGCAGGGATCGACGTGGCGCGGTGGACGTCGTCGTCTCGCGTGGCGGGATGATCTCCGTCACGGCGTCGGTCATGCATTCCTCCGGGTCATGGACATGCGCGAGCACCCCAGATGCTCAGCCACAGCGTCGCGGCGACCGGTGAACGACGGCTGCAGTGGGAGTGTCCGAGACGTGTCGAGCTGATGCTGCGCGCGTGCCGCCGGTCACCCGGCGCCGGGCGCCGTCGGCTCGCTCGTCGCCGTCCCGGTCGGAGCAGGTGTCACAGCGGGGCTCGGCGTCGGCGTGACGGGCGCCGCGGACGGGATCGTCATCGTGACGACCGATCCGACGAGCGCGATCTGGTTCGGCGCCGGCGAGGTGGCGGTCACGAACGACGCGGATGCCGCATCCTCCTGCCCGGTCGCAACGGCGAATCCCGCACCGACCAGCGCCGCCGTCGCCTCCGCGGACGAGAGGCCCCTCACGTCCGGCACGGTGTTGACACCGCTGGCGATCCGCAGCGCGACGGCGGCGCCGCGTGTGCGGGACTCGCCCGCCGGCGGATCCGAGCCCAGGACGGTTTCGGCGGGCATGGGCCCGTTCTCGGTCGTGATCGTTCCGGTCGCGAGGCCCGCCGCATCCAGCGCCGTCCGCGCGTCCGCCAGCGTCCGGCCGACGAGCGGGGGCACCTCGTGCCAGACCGCCTCCACGCTGGGCGACGATGACGGCGTGGGCGACACCGGCGGCGCGCCGACGGGCACGGTGGTGGACGTTCTGGTCGGCACCGCCGAGGGCGCGGATCCCGCTGCGGCCGACAGCGCCACCACTCCGACGATGGCGGCGACACCCACGCCCGCGGCGACCCACCCCGGCCAGGGCGACGCACGAGCGCGAAGCTCCGCGGCGGGCGGTGGCGCATCGGGCTGCGCCACCGCATCCGTCGCACGGGAGACGGGCGGGGCGGGCCGATACGGACGCGTCACCGCCGTGCCCGCGGGTTCGGCGACGGGACGGGCTCGCGCCGCAGCGGGCCCGAGCGCCGCCGCCAGGGCCGTCCTCATCGCCTCGGCACCCGCGAACCGGTCCTCGGGATCCTTGAGCATCGCGGTGGTGATCACCCGGTCCCAGGCACGCGGGATGCCGCGACGCCGGGCGGAGGGCACCGGCGGCGGTGCTGCCACATGAGCGCGCGTGATCGCCGAGACGTCGCCGAAGAACGGGTCGCTGCCCGTGAGGGCCACGAAGAGCGTGGCGCCCGCCTGATAGATGTCACTCGCCACCTCCACGGGGCGCCCGAGCAGTTGCTCGGGAGCGGCGTAGGCGACGGTGGCGACGACGCCGTCGCCCATGCCGGAGCCGCTGAGGAGGGCATCTGTACCGCGTGTCGTGCGACCCGCGACGTCCGCGAGGCCGAAGTCGAGCAGACGCACGCTCGCCGCGAGGGTCCCGCCGTCTGCGATCGCCTCCGGGTCGAACATCACGTTCTGGGGCGAGACGTCGCGGTGCACGACGCCGACGGCGTGCAGCGCGTCCAGCGCCTGCAGCAGCCTGTCCGCGAGCACGGCGACGGCCGCCGATGGCAGCGCGGAGCCCGCACGCACGTAGTCCGCCAGCGTGACGCCCGCGACCAGCTCCAGCGCGATCCACACCACGGGAGGATCCAACTCCGCGACGCCGGAGTCGTAGATCTCGACGAGCGCGGGGTGGCTCGCCGATTGCGCTGCGCGCACCTCTTCGAAGAACGCCTCGCGCATGGGCGGGTCGGCGGCCAGATGCGGATGCAGCAGCTTGAGTGCCACATCCTGGTCCCGTCTCGTGTCGAACGCGCGATAGACCGCCGCTGTGCCGCCACTGCCCAGCAGTTCACGCAGCCGGAAGCGTTCTGCCACCAGTCGTCCTGTCACGGCACGTACTCGCCCGCCGCGCTCCGCGCGACCGTGCCCTTCTCCGTCGCCTGCATCGCCTGCAGCAGCCGCACCGCGAGAGCGCCCGCGTTTCGCGCGACGGAGCGGTTCTCGTACCGTCGCGCGCCGATCATCACGATCTCGTCCTCCAACACCGCGAACCATCCCGTCGTGCGCAGTCCGGTCTCCGGCGACGCCGAGACGACCAGTTGGTCGGCGGCACGGACGATGCGGCGGATGTCCTCACGGATCACCGCCTCGGATGCCGCGAAACGCGTCCCGCGACCCAGCTCACGGTGGTTCTCGGTCAGCAGCCGCCAGCCGCTGACCGCCTCGCCGACGCCGTCTTCGAACCGCGCGACACGGTAGCGGTCGCCGTGCATGGCCACGGCGTCGTCCACCGAGCGCATCCAGTCGGCGGCGGACCGGTGGGACCGCGCGGGGAATCGTGCGTACAGGAAGTGCGCGGGCATCGTCGTCTCCTACGGGCTCTGCTAGCGAGAGCGCGTGGGAAGCGTGACGTGACGAGGTCGACGTCTGGCATCCGCCGGATGAACGGCGAACGACGAGCGGGCGGTGGAGGGGTTACGCGCTCAGAGGCCGAGCTCGCGCGCGAGCGCCTGCGTGCGGGAGACGAGCTCGCCGCGCTGCTCGGCGACGCGACGCGGCGATGTTCCGCCGACGCCGTCGCGGCTGGCCAGCGACCCCGGCACCGTCAGAACCTCGCGCACGCCGGGTTCCAGGCGAGGTGAGACGGCGGCCAGCATCGCGTCGTCCGCCTCGTGCAGTTCGATGCCGCGCTGCTCGCACGCCTGCACGAGCGCACCCGAGATCTCGTGCGCCTCACGGAACGGGACGCCGCGCTTGACGAGCCACTCGGCCACGTCCGTGGCGAGCGAGAACCCCTGCGGCGCGAGCTCCGCCATCCGCTCCGTGTCGAAGCGCGCCGTCGCCACCATGCCGGCGAAGGCGGGCAGCACGAGCTCGAGGGTGGCGACGGAGTCGAAGACCGGCTCCTTGTCCTCCTGCAGGTCGCGGTTGTACGCCAGCGGCAGCGCCTTGAGAGTCGCGAGCAGGCCCGAGAGGTTGCCGATGAGTCGGCCGGACTTGCCGCGCGCGAGCTCGGCGATGTCGGGGTTCTTCTTCTGCGGCATGATGCTCGACCCCGTCGAGAAACCGTCGTCGAGTCTCACGAAGCCGAACTCGCGGGTGTTCCAGACGATGATCTCCTCGGCGAAGCGGGAGAGGTCGACGCCGATCATCGCGGCGATGAAGGCGAACTCCGCCACCACGTCGCGCGAACTCGTGCCGTCGATCGAGTTCTCCGCCGGCCGGTCGAGCCCGAGGTGCTCGGCGACCAGCTGCGGATCGAGTCCCAGCGTCGAGCCGGCGAGCGCTCCGCCGCCGTACGGGGACACCCGGGCGCGGACGCCCCAGTCGCGGAGGCGCTCGAGGTCGCGGACGAGCGGCCAGGCGTGCGCCTGCAGGTGGTGAGCGAGCAGCACGGGCTGAGCGTGCTGCAGGTGGGTGCGCCCGGGCATGGCCGCGTCCGCATGCGCCTCGGCCTGGGAGACGATCGCATCGATGAGCCTGACGACGTCGCGGGCGATGACGGCGGCATGATCGAGCAGGTAGAGGCGCACGAGCGTGGCGATCTGGTCGTTGCGACTGCGCCCGGCACGCAGCTTGCCGCCGAGCTCGGGCCCGACCTCGGCGATCAGTGCCTGCTCGAGTGCACCGTGCACGTCCTCGTCACCGTCCGCGGGCACCAGACGGCCGTCGGCGACGGCGGCCGCCAGGGCGTCCAGACCCGCGTGCATGCGTCGCGCTTCATCGGCATCGAGGTATCCGGCGGCCTGGAGGGCGGCGGCGTGCGCGTGCGAGCCGGCGAGGTCGTAGGGCGCGAGGATCCAGTCGAAATGCGTGGATCGGCTCAGCGCGGCGAGCTCGGGCGAGGGGCCGGAAGCGAAGCGGCCTCCCCACAGGGAACCGCGGTGGGTGGCGTCGTGGGGCGCGTCGTTCACCGGACCAGCCTACCGAGCACGCTCGGCGGCCGTGCGCACGCTGCGGCGCGCGACCCAGGCGAACAGCCGTTCGAGCGGGCCACGACCTATCGTCAGCGCCCAAACCGTGCATCCGGTGACGACCGCGATCGTCACCGGCCAGAACGGCGCGAGCTCGCGGAACTCCCAGAGCGCCCCGGTCTCGCCGAGTGCGAACAGAGCCCACACGGCCCAGATGAGCAATTGCGCCGTGTACGCCGTCAACGGCATCGACCCGGTCGCGCGCAGCGGCAGCAGCACCCACGTCACGGGGGTGCGTGCGATGAGCAGACATCCGCCCAGGACCGCGACGGCGGTGGCCGCGCCGCCGACGACCTCGGGCAGGCCGCCCGAGTGCGGGTACGTGCTCAACGCGACGCCCCAGTAGTCGGACGCGACGGTCACGGGTGCGGCGAGGCCGCCCGCGCCATAGGCGAACAGCGCGGTCCCGATTCCCATCACGACGAGGATCGCCGCGATGCGCACATCACGTAGGTCCATGCGCCCGAGCGCGAGACCGAGCACGAGGAACCCGATCCACAGCGGGAACGGATACGCCCAGCCGACGACCAGCGCGACGCTCTCCCCCGCCGCCGTGTCCCAGAACGGAAGCAGCCCGAGCGCAGCCTGGACGAACGGCATCACCGCCAGAAGCACCGCCGCCACCACGAACAGGGCGCCGGCGCCGAGTCGCAGCAGCGGCAGGGCCAGCAGGAACAGGACGGCGTAGGCCGGCAGGATCACGTAGACCGGCACGCCCGTGAGGATGAGCAGGATGCCGAGCACCCAGATGAGTCCGGCGCGCACCAGCAGCCGGCCGCGCGCCACACGCAGCCGCTCTCCGGACACGGGGGACGTCCCCCCCGTCGTCAGGGCGATCGACACTCCCGCGAGGACGGCGAACAGGATCGATGATCGACCGTTCACGATGTCCGCCCACGTCTGCGGTCGGGTCAGGTCGAAGGGCTCCTCGATCGTCAGCAGATGGGCGGCGAGCATCCCGATGACCGCGAGGCCGCGCGCGAGATCGATCCCGCCGAGTCGGTCAGGTCCGGTCAGTCGCGCCAGCGCCCGCCTCATTCCCGCGGGGTCCGATCAGCCCTGGCGCAGTAGCCAGACGAGCAGCGCCTTCTGAGCGTGCAACCGGTTCTCCGCCTCGTCCCACACCACGCTCTGCGGCCCGTCGATCACCGCGGCATCCACCTCGTAACCGCGATCGGCCGGGAGGCAGTGGATGAAGATCGCGCCGGGATCGGCGAGTGCCATCGTCTCCTCGGTCACCTTGTAGGCGCCGAGGTCGCGAAGCCGGGCGAGCTTCTCCTCCTCCTTGCCCATCGACACCCACGTGTCGGTGACCACGATGTCGGCACCGGCCGCGGCTTCCAGCGGATCCGTGAGCAGGGTGAGCGAGCCCCCGGTCTCGGCGGCGCGGCGGTCGGCGTCGGCCACGACGTCCTCGCGAGGCGCGTAGGACTCGGGAGACGCGACGCGCACATGCATCCCGGCGGTGACACCCGCCAGCGCGTACGAGTGCGCCATGTTCGAGCGGCCGTCGCCGAAGAACGCGAGGGTCAGCCCCTTGAGCTCGCCCTTGTGCTCGCGGATCGTCAGCAGATCGGCGAGCAGCTGGCAGGGGTGGAAGTCGTCGCTCAGCGCGTTCACGACGGGCACGCGGGTGCCGCGGGCCATCTCTTCGAGCCCCGCCTGCGCGTAGGTGCGCCAGACGATCGCCGCCACCTGGCGCTCGAGGACCCGCGCCGTGTCGGAGGGGGTCTCCTTGCCGCCGAGCTGGCTGTTGGCGGTCGAGATGATCAGCGGGGAACCGCCGAGGTCGGCGATGCCGACGGCGAACGAGACGCGCGTACGCGTGGAGGACTTGTCGAAGATCACCGCGACGGTCTGCGGACCGGCGAGCGGCTTGGCCGCCCAGCGATCTGCCTTCAACTCCAGTGCCAGGTCGAGGATCTCCGCCTGCTCGGCGCTGGTCAGGTCGTCGTCGCGCAGCAGGTGACGGGTCATGCGTGGGCCTCCGTGTCGGGCGATGCGCTCTTGAGCAGCAGCGCGTCGGCCACCGTGGCCAACGCGGCGGAGAAGAGCCGGGTGAACTCGTCGATCTCGACATCGCCGATCGTGAGCGGCGGTGCGATGCGGATCGTCTGATCATTGGGTGCGTTGACGACGAGCCCGTGCTGCTGCGCCGCGGCGACGACCGCCGGCGCGACGGGATGCGTGAGCGCCACGCCCAGGAGCAGTCCCTGCCCGCGCACGCCCTCGATGAGCTCGGACTCGATCCCCGCGATCGCCTCCCGCAGCTGTGCGCCGCGCACGGCCGCCGCCTCGACCAGACCCGCACGCTCGATCTCCTCGAGCACGGCACCGGCCACGGCGGTGCCGAGGGCGTTCCCGCCGAAGGTCGAGCCATGGGTTCCGGGGTAGAAGAGGTCGCCGGCCGCGCCGAAGGTGATCAGCGCGCCGATCGGGAATCCGCCGCCGATGCCCTTGGCGACCGTGATCGCGTCGGGGGTGATGCCGGCGTGCTGGAATCCGAACCACGCACCGGTGCGACCCGCACCGGTCTGGATCTCGTCGACGATGAGCAGCGCTCCGTGGCGCGCGGTGATCTCCCGCGCCGCCTCGAGGTAGCCCGCTGGCAGCGGCAGGACGCCCGCCTCGCCCTTGATGGGCTCGACGAACAGGGCGGCCACGCGCTCGTCCATCGCCGCCTCCAGCGCCTCGATGGTCGAGTCGAGGAATTCGACGCCGGGAACCATCGGCAGGAAGGGCTCCTGCATGGCCGGCTTGCCGGTGAGTGCCAGGGTGCCCATGGTGCGGCCGTGGAAGGCGCCGTTGAGCGCCAGGATGCGGGGGCGCTCGGTACCACCGTGGAGGCGGGCGAGCTTGAAGGCCGCCTCGTTGGCCTCGGCGCCGGAGTTGCCGAAGTACACCCGTCCCGTCTCGCCCGCACCCGACAAGCGCTTCAACCGCGCTGCGAGCGCGAGCTGCGGCGGCGTCGCGAAGTAGTTCGACACGTGCGCCAGACGCGCCGCCTGCGCGGCCACAGCGTCGACGAACACCGGGTGGGCATGGCCGAGGGCGTCGACCGCGATGCCGGCGAGGAAGTCGAGGTAGCGTCGGCCTTCGTCGTCCCAGAGATAGGCGCCCTCACCGCGCACGAACAGCGCCATACGGTCGCCGACGTTGCGGACGAGGTCGCGTCCGGCGTCGTCCTGCCACGGGGTCACAGTCTGTTCGGCCATCACGCCACCACCTCTGTTCCGATGCCTTTCTGAGTGAAGAGTTCGACGAGCACCGAATGCGGCACCCGCCCGTCGATGATCGCCGCGGTGGGCACGCCCCCCGTGACCGCGTCGAGGCAGGCCTGCATCTTCGGGATCATCCCCGACTCCAAGCGCGGGAGCATCTCCTCCAGCTCCGCGGAGGTCAGATGCGAGACCAGGGAATCCCGGTTCGGCCAGTCCGCGTAGAGGCCGGGCACGTCGGTCAGCACGACGAGCTTGACCGCACCCAGCGCGACGGCGAGAGCCGCCGCAGCCGCATCCGCGTTCACGTTGAGGGAGTGTCCGGTGTGGTCGAGATCGGGCGCGATGGAGGACACGACGGGGATGCGTCCGGCCTCGAGCTGGTCGATGATCGGCTGCGGGTCGACCGAGACGACATCGCCCACCCGGCCCAGATCGTGCTCGACGCCGTCGACGACGACGCCGCGGCGGCGGCCGCCGAACAGCCCCGCATCCTCACCCGAGAGCCCCGTCGCGACCGGACCATGGGCGTTGATCTTGGCGACCAGCTGCGGGTTGATCTGACCGGTGAGCACCATGCGCACGACCGTGATCGCCTCGGTGGAGGTGACGCGGTAGCCGCCCTTGAACTCGCTCGGGATGGCGAGCCGATCCAGCATGTTGGAGATCTGGGGTCCGCCGCCGTGCACGACGACGGGCTTCACGCCGACGTAGCGGAGATAGGCGATGTCGGCGGCGAAGGCGTCCTGCAACTCGTCGGAGACCATCGCGTTGCCGCCGTACTTCACGACCACGATCTGCTCGCGGTAGCGCTTGAGCCACGGCAGCGACTCGATGAGCGTCTCCGCCTTGGCGCTCGCGGCGGCGGGGTCGGTGTCTTGCAGATCGATACCTGTCATGAGGAGTACGCGCTGTTCTCGTGGACGTAGTCGTGCGTGAGGTCGTTGGTGCGGATCGTCGCCTCGACGTCGCCGACCTTGAGGTCCACGACGAGGTCGGTCGCGCGCGGAGTCAGATCGACCTTTTCGCGCGGGGCGTCGGGGCCGCCGGCGGAGCAGACCCGCACGCCGTTCATCCAGACATCGACGTCATAGGGATCGAAGGCGGCCTCGGTCGTGCCGATCGCGGCCAGCACCCTCCCCCAGTTCGGATCGTTGCCGAAGATCGCCGCCTTGAACAGGTTGTTGCGGGCGATGGAGCGGCCCACCTCGACGGCGTCGTCCTCGGATGCGGCGTGTACGACGCGGATGGTGATGTCGTGACTCGCCCCCTCGGCGTCGCCCTGCAGCTGCCGCGCCAGGTCGTCGCACAGCGCGACCAGCCCCGCGCGGAAGGCCGCAGCATCCGGCTCGATCCCGCTCGCGCCGCTGACGAGCAGACTCACCTGATCGTTCGTCGACATGCACCCGTCGGAGTCGAGGCGGTCGAAGCTCACGTGGGTCGCGGCGCGCAGGTGCGCATCGGCGTCGGATGCGGTCAGCACCGCATCCGTCGTGATGACCACGAGCATGGTG
Protein-coding sequences here:
- the pstA gene encoding phosphate ABC transporter permease PstA: MSFVDAQERVGEMPADPVSRGGGRTRIPSAPAGRARPERRRPGTAALEDGFDLGGALLAGICVATLLFGWIAPLSGIIGWIVVAYIVFVAVYAVLVGLRADRLAVANRLATVLMATAGIVVLTALVFVVLYTVGRGIPALSHPNFFVETMRFAGPLDPLDVGGIAHAVVGTLIQIGIALVITVPLGIITAVFLNEIGGPFARFVRTVSDAMTALPSIVAGLFVYAALITLITKERSGFAAAVAITVMMLPIVIRSADVVLRLVPHHLREASYALGASRWRTVWTVVLPTSRSGLATAVILGTARGIGETSPVLLTSGVTAELNTNPFSGPMISLPLQVFTFVQSPEPQMVARGFGTAAVLILLVLSLFVVARLIGGRGAGVLSDGQRRRAAHRSQHDLIRITHRTRTDSPAILAATTPTQENP
- the pstC gene encoding phosphate ABC transporter permease subunit PstC; its protein translation is MTDAVTEIIPPRETTTSTAPRRSLRSLPVFSDRVFRAVCFAAGGVTVAIMLAVGVFLSARGGQALVSAGPSFLWVQEWNPRDGVPDSFGIAAVLFGTVTIAVIALLLSFPLAFGTALLISEILPNSVKRAMVTIVDLMAAVPSVVFGLWGVQYLQENAVPVAQWISSTFGWIPVFAVTDSDGASLTEASAFTSSAFIAGMVVALMVLPTQTSIMREAFSQAPIGEREGALALGSTRWGMIRTVVLPFGRGGIIGGTMLGLGRALGETIAVYMIISPIFTINWQVLKTGTNSVSALIALRYGESSEFGLSALMAAGLALFLITLVINFTASSIVARSRSGAESNG
- a CDS encoding protein kinase domain-containing protein; this translates as MAERFRLRELLGSGGTAAVYRAFDTRRDQDVALKLLHPHLAADPPMREAFFEEVRAAQSASHPALVEIYDSGVAELDPPVVWIALELVAGVTLADYVRAGSALPSAAVAVLADRLLQALDALHAVGVVHRDVSPQNVMFDPEAIADGGTLAASVRLLDFGLADVAGRTTRGTDALLSGSGMGDGVVATVAYAAPEQLLGRPVEVASDIYQAGATLFVALTGSDPFFGDVSAITRAHVAAPPPVPSARRRGIPRAWDRVITTAMLKDPEDRFAGAEAMRTALAAALGPAAARARPVAEPAGTAVTRPYRPAPPVSRATDAVAQPDAPPPAAELRARASPWPGWVAAGVGVAAIVGVVALSAAAGSAPSAVPTRTSTTVPVGAPPVSPTPSSSPSVEAVWHEVPPLVGRTLADARTALDAAGLATGTITTENGPMPAETVLGSDPPAGESRTRGAAVALRIASGVNTVPDVRGLSSAEATAALVGAGFAVATGQEDAASASFVTATSPAPNQIALVGSVVTMTIPSAAPVTPTPSPAVTPAPTGTATSEPTAPGAG
- the argH gene encoding argininosuccinate lyase; the encoded protein is MNDAPHDATHRGSLWGGRFASGPSPELAALSRSTHFDWILAPYDLAGSHAHAAALQAAGYLDADEARRMHAGLDALAAAVADGRLVPADGDEDVHGALEQALIAEVGPELGGKLRAGRSRNDQIATLVRLYLLDHAAVIARDVVRLIDAIVSQAEAHADAAMPGRTHLQHAQPVLLAHHLQAHAWPLVRDLERLRDWGVRARVSPYGGGALAGSTLGLDPQLVAEHLGLDRPAENSIDGTSSRDVVAEFAFIAAMIGVDLSRFAEEIIVWNTREFGFVRLDDGFSTGSSIMPQKKNPDIAELARGKSGRLIGNLSGLLATLKALPLAYNRDLQEDKEPVFDSVATLELVLPAFAGMVATARFDTERMAELAPQGFSLATDVAEWLVKRGVPFREAHEISGALVQACEQRGIELHEADDAMLAAVSPRLEPGVREVLTVPGSLASRDGVGGTSPRRVAEQRGELVSRTQALARELGL
- a CDS encoding heparan-alpha-glucosaminide N-acetyltransferase domain-containing protein, with the translated sequence MRRALARLTGPDRLGGIDLARGLAVIGMLAAHLLTIEEPFDLTRPQTWADIVNGRSSILFAVLAGVSIALTTGGTSPVSGERLRVARGRLLVRAGLIWVLGILLILTGVPVYVILPAYAVLFLLALPLLRLGAGALFVVAAVLLAVMPFVQAALGLLPFWDTAAGESVALVVGWAYPFPLWIGFLVLGLALGRMDLRDVRIAAILVVMGIGTALFAYGAGGLAAPVTVASDYWGVALSTYPHSGGLPEVVGGAATAVAVLGGCLLIARTPVTWVLLPLRATGSMPLTAYTAQLLIWAVWALFALGETGALWEFRELAPFWPVTIAVVTGCTVWALTIGRGPLERLFAWVARRSVRTAAERAR
- the argF gene encoding ornithine carbamoyltransferase; this translates as MTRHLLRDDDLTSAEQAEILDLALELKADRWAAKPLAGPQTVAVIFDKSSTRTRVSFAVGIADLGGSPLIISTANSQLGGKETPSDTARVLERQVAAIVWRTYAQAGLEEMARGTRVPVVNALSDDFHPCQLLADLLTIREHKGELKGLTLAFFGDGRSNMAHSYALAGVTAGMHVRVASPESYAPREDVVADADRRAAETGGSLTLLTDPLEAAAGADIVVTDTWVSMGKEEEKLARLRDLGAYKVTEETMALADPGAIFIHCLPADRGYEVDAAVIDGPQSVVWDEAENRLHAQKALLVWLLRQG
- a CDS encoding acetylornithine transaminase; this encodes MAEQTVTPWQDDAGRDLVRNVGDRMALFVRGEGAYLWDDEGRRYLDFLAGIAVDALGHAHPVFVDAVAAQAARLAHVSNYFATPPQLALAARLKRLSGAGETGRVYFGNSGAEANEAAFKLARLHGGTERPRILALNGAFHGRTMGTLALTGKPAMQEPFLPMVPGVEFLDSTIEALEAAMDERVAALFVEPIKGEAGVLPLPAGYLEAAREITARHGALLIVDEIQTGAGRTGAWFGFQHAGITPDAITVAKGIGGGFPIGALITFGAAGDLFYPGTHGSTFGGNALGTAVAGAVLEEIERAGLVEAAAVRGAQLREAIAGIESELIEGVRGQGLLLGVALTHPVAPAVVAAAQQHGLVVNAPNDQTIRIAPPLTIGDVEIDEFTRLFSAALATVADALLLKSASPDTEAHA
- the argB gene encoding acetylglutamate kinase yields the protein MTGIDLQDTDPAAASAKAETLIESLPWLKRYREQIVVVKYGGNAMVSDELQDAFAADIAYLRYVGVKPVVVHGGGPQISNMLDRLAIPSEFKGGYRVTSTEAITVVRMVLTGQINPQLVAKINAHGPVATGLSGEDAGLFGGRRRGVVVDGVEHDLGRVGDVVSVDPQPIIDQLEAGRIPVVSSIAPDLDHTGHSLNVNADAAAAALAVALGAVKLVVLTDVPGLYADWPNRDSLVSHLTSAELEEMLPRLESGMIPKMQACLDAVTGGVPTAAIIDGRVPHSVLVELFTQKGIGTEVVA
- the argJ gene encoding bifunctional glutamate N-acetyltransferase/amino-acid acetyltransferase ArgJ — translated: MTVTAPAGFEAAGVAVGLKSTGKSDVAVVVNRGPLKIGAAVFTSNRAKANPILWSEQVIADGVVEAIVLNSGGANCFTGAFGFQTTHQTAEKAAELLGVAPGDVLVCSTGLIGTGDETFRAKVLEGVEAGVAALSADGGLDAAHAIMTTDSVAKTSVYAGDGWTIGGIAKGAGMLAPGLATMLVVITTDAVLTASDADAHLRAATHVSFDRLDSDGCMSTNDQVSLLVSGASGIEPDAAAFRAGLVALCDDLARQLQGDAEGASHDITIRVVHAASEDDAVEVGRSIARNNLFKAAIFGNDPNWGRVLAAIGTTEAAFDPYDVDVWMNGVRVCSAGGPDAPREKVDLTPRATDLVVDLKVGDVEATIRTNDLTHDYVHENSAYSS